GAGCGTCATCTCGTGGATGTCCGAGCGCTACGACGTGCCCGACGTCGATTTCGCGCGCGTGGAGATGCTTCCCCTGCGCGACACCTGCACGCTCTTCCATGACGAGCTCGGGGCGGACCTCTCGGCCGAGGACATTTACGAGGAGGTCTGCGCGCATCTGCGTGACGTCTACGAGCACGAGGTAGAGGCCATGCCAGGAGTCCGCGCCCTCCTGGACGAGCTCGCGGCTGCGGGCGTGCCCTTGGCCGTGGCCTCGTCCACCCCGGTTCGCGAGCTGAGAAGCGCCCTGGGGGCCCACGACCTTCTGGGCTACTTCGAGACCCTCGTGAGCACCGAGGACGTGGGCGGCCGCGACAAGGACTGCCCCGACGTCTACCTCGAGGCGGCGCGCAGGCTCGGCTCGGACCCCACGACCACCTGGGTCTTCGAGGACGCCCCCTTTGGCGTGCGCACGGCCCGCGAGGCGGGCTTCGCCGTTGTCGGCCTCCTCAACGACCACGACGGACGCCGTGAGGAGGACTTTGCCCCCGCCGACATCCTCGCGCACGGCCTTGCCGAGATCTCGCTCGCGCGTCTGCGCGACTACGAGCGGACGGTTGCCACTGCGTCGCCGCGCGAGCCGCTTGGCGTGCTCGTCGTTGCCGGCTCGCCGGACCCGAGCTCGCCGGCGCTCGTGGCCGAGCTCGCCCGCGCCTCCGCCTACGTCATCTGCGCCGACCGCGGCGCCGACGCCTGTCGCGCGGCGGGCGTGTCCCCGGACGTCTTCTGCGGCGACGAGGACTCGGTCTCCGCGGATGCTGCGGCGTGGGCCCGCTCCTCAGCTGCCACGACCGTGGACTTTCCTACGGAGAAGTACGCGACCGACCTCGCGATCGCCCTGGACTGCGCGGCCCACGAGGCCGCGCGCAGAGAGGCGTCCCTCTCGCTGACCCTCACCTGCGCCTCGGGAGGTCGACCCGACCATGCCCTGGCGGTCGTGGGGCAGCTCGCCCTCGCCGCGCGGGGAGGGGCCGCGGCGCGACTCGTCGAGGACGACTACGAGATGCGCGTCGTGTCTCCGGCATCTGCGGACGTCTGGGAGCTCGGACCCAGCGCCGTGGGCAGGACCTTCTCGGCCGTGGCCCTGGAGCAGGGCACCCGCGTCGACGAGGAGGGCATGCGCTGGCCCCTCGCCGACAAGCCGATGGAGCTCCTGGGCGACCTGGGCGTGTCGAACGTCGTCACCCGTCCGGACGCGCTCGTGCGCTGCCGCGCGGGCGCCGTCGCGGCGTTTCTGATCGCCTAGCGCGTTGCGCGGTGGTTCCTTGGCGTCTCTGCATGGTGTCCCTGCGCCATAAAAGTCCATAATGGGTTGGGCTTTTTCGTTGCAGAGGCCCGACGCTGTGCTATATTCATACGGCTTTGGAAAGTTGCGGGCGCGCCTGAGTCCCGCGCCCCCGAGGAGGTACGAGTCATGTCGAAGGTCTGTGAGTTCTGCGGCAAGCACGCCGTTGCCGGTCATTCCATCAGCCACTCTCACCGCGTGGTGAACCGCACGTTCAAGCCGAACATCCAGCGGGTCACCGTCGTCGTCGATGGTCACCGTCGGAAGGCCAACGTCTGTTCGCGCTGCCTTAAGTCCGGTAAGATCGCGCGCAGCTAGCGCCGCACAGAGCACGTCCAAGGGGAGGCCGCCACGAGCGGCCTCCTTTTTTGCGGCGCATGAGGGCCACGGGCCGGCCGTTCGTGAGGGCCGCTCAGAGGGTTGCTCACGAATCGTGGGCCAGGGCAGCCCGGCGGGCGGTTTGCCGTTGCGTGCGCTCTGCGAATTCCGGGAGGCAGAATCCATTTACGTTATACTGAATCGGATTCTGAATGATCACTCTTCTTTTCCAGCGAGAGGAGACACATGTCTGGTGTCGTTCCGGGAACGCTTAAGGTGTCCAACGACTGCATCGCCGACCTCGCGGGCTACGCCGCCCTCGAGTGCTACGGCGTGGTCGGCATGGCCGAAATCGACGAGCAGGCCGGGGTGGCGCGTCTCCTGCCGTCCTTCCGCCTGCGCAAGGGCATCGACGTCGCCGCCGAGGACGGGCGCGTCGTCGTTGACCTTCACGTGATCGTGGAACAGGGTGTCAACATGGCCTCGGTCGTGGGAAACCTCACGAGCTCCGTCAGGTTCCTGCTCAAGCAGATCGCCGAGCTCGCAAACGTTGACGTGCGCGTCCACATCGAGGGCCTGCGCAACGCGCGCTAGATACCCGTATCGACCAAGGAACCGAGGTTCTACGAAGATGATTTCGACCGTCATCCGCAGGTGCTTTCCCGCGGCAGCCCAGGTCGTGGCCGACCGCGCCGAGGACATCAACAAGCTCAACGTCTTTCCCGTCCCCGACGGCGACACCGGCACCAACATGTCCCTGACGCTCGGTACCGTCGTGCGCGAGGTCCAGGCCCTGCCCGAGGGCGCCTCGATCGAGGACATCGCCCGGGCGATCACCCACGGCTCGCTCATGGGCGCGCGCGGCAACTCGGGCGTCATCACGAGCCAGATTCTGCGTGGCATCGCCGAGGGGCTCTGCGACGCCAAGGGCCAGGAGGACCCCACGCCCGCCGACATCGCGCACGCCTGGAGGCGTGGCGTCAAGGTGGCCTTCAAGGCCGTTCGCAAGCCGGTCGAGGGCACGATCCTCACGGTCCTGAAGGACGTCTCCGCCCGCGCCGACCAGCTCGAGAAGACCAAGATCACCACGCGAGAGATGCTCGACGCGCTCGTCGTGGAGGCCTACGAGTCCGTGGCGCGCACCCCCGACCTCCTGCCCGTCCTCAAGGAGAACGGTGTCGTGGACTCGGGCGCCTTCGGCTTCGCCACCTTCCTCGAGGCCTTCGTCAACGCCGCCCTGGGCAAGTCCGACGGGCTCACCGACTTCAAGACCACCGTCGACGCCAAGGCCGACGTCACCTCCAAGGTCGCCATCGAGCTCAACGACGACTGGGAGGGCTCCCAGTACCGCTACTGCAACGAGTTCCTCTTCCACGCCGAGAAGCCCTTTGACGCCGACGAGGCCCTCTCCTACCTGGCCACGCTCGGCGACTGCGAGCTCGTCGTGGGTTCCTATCCCGACTTTAAGGTCCACGTGCACTCCAACGAGCCCAACCTCGTGCTCGCCTACATGCTGCAGTACGGCCAGATCTTCGAGGTCTTCATCCACAACATGGACATGGAGTCCCAGGACCGCACGGCCAAGATCGCGGCCGACCAGGCGGGCGCGCCGAGCACGCAGGCCAAGAAGCCCCTGGGCTTCGTGGCCGTGGCCGCCGGCTCGGGCGAGGCCGACATCCTGCGCTCGCTCGGCGTCGACGTGGTCGTCTCGGGAGGCCAGACCATGAACCCCTCCACGGCCGACATCCTCGCCGCCATCGACGAGGTCAACGCCGAGTCCGTCATCGTCTTGCCCGACAACGGCAACATCCGCATGGCCGCGGAGGCCGCGGCCTCCGCCTGCGACTCCGCGCGCGTGGCCGTGGTCCCCACCAAGACCGTGCCCCAGGGCTTCTCGGCCATGTTCGCCACGGACCTGGACGCCTCTCTCGAGGACAACGTCGAGGCCATGACCGAAGCCATCGCCGAGGTGCGCGGCGGCGAGGTCACGCGCGCCGTGCGCGACTCCGCGGCCGCCGACGGGACGCCCATCCACGCGGGCGACGTCATGGGCATCCAGGACGGCTCGATCGAGCTCGTGGGTGACTCCCTCGACGGCGTCACGCTCGAGCTCATCGCCCGCATGCAGGCGGACGAGGAGGGCGACTCCCTCACGATCCTCGCGGGCCAGGACCTGGACGATGCGGCCTTCTCGGCGCTCGTGGACGCCATCGAGGCCGCCCAGCCCGACCTCGAGGTCGACCCGCACCGCGGCGAGCAGCCCCTCTACCCCGTGATCTTCTCGATCGAGTAGACGCTCGCGTGGGGACGCGCCTTGCCATAGCGACTGCCGCAGAGAGGGTGCAGAGAACCTGTGCTCTCTCTGAC
This is a stretch of genomic DNA from Thermophilibacter immobilis. It encodes these proteins:
- a CDS encoding Asp23/Gls24 family envelope stress response protein → MSGVVPGTLKVSNDCIADLAGYAALECYGVVGMAEIDEQAGVARLLPSFRLRKGIDVAAEDGRVVVDLHVIVEQGVNMASVVGNLTSSVRFLLKQIAELANVDVRVHIEGLRNAR
- a CDS encoding DAK2 domain-containing protein, which encodes MISTVIRRCFPAAAQVVADRAEDINKLNVFPVPDGDTGTNMSLTLGTVVREVQALPEGASIEDIARAITHGSLMGARGNSGVITSQILRGIAEGLCDAKGQEDPTPADIAHAWRRGVKVAFKAVRKPVEGTILTVLKDVSARADQLEKTKITTREMLDALVVEAYESVARTPDLLPVLKENGVVDSGAFGFATFLEAFVNAALGKSDGLTDFKTTVDAKADVTSKVAIELNDDWEGSQYRYCNEFLFHAEKPFDADEALSYLATLGDCELVVGSYPDFKVHVHSNEPNLVLAYMLQYGQIFEVFIHNMDMESQDRTAKIAADQAGAPSTQAKKPLGFVAVAAGSGEADILRSLGVDVVVSGGQTMNPSTADILAAIDEVNAESVIVLPDNGNIRMAAEAAASACDSARVAVVPTKTVPQGFSAMFATDLDASLEDNVEAMTEAIAEVRGGEVTRAVRDSAAADGTPIHAGDVMGIQDGSIELVGDSLDGVTLELIARMQADEEGDSLTILAGQDLDDAAFSALVDAIEAAQPDLEVDPHRGEQPLYPVIFSIE
- a CDS encoding thiamine diphosphokinase; protein product: MDISGAIFDCDGTLVDSMDMWRSVISWMSERYDVPDVDFARVEMLPLRDTCTLFHDELGADLSAEDIYEEVCAHLRDVYEHEVEAMPGVRALLDELAAAGVPLAVASSTPVRELRSALGAHDLLGYFETLVSTEDVGGRDKDCPDVYLEAARRLGSDPTTTWVFEDAPFGVRTAREAGFAVVGLLNDHDGRREEDFAPADILAHGLAEISLARLRDYERTVATASPREPLGVLVVAGSPDPSSPALVAELARASAYVICADRGADACRAAGVSPDVFCGDEDSVSADAAAWARSSAATTVDFPTEKYATDLAIALDCAAHEAARREASLSLTLTCASGGRPDHALAVVGQLALAARGGAAARLVEDDYEMRVVSPASADVWELGPSAVGRTFSAVALEQGTRVDEEGMRWPLADKPMELLGDLGVSNVVTRPDALVRCRAGAVAAFLIA
- the rpmB gene encoding 50S ribosomal protein L28, with product MSKVCEFCGKHAVAGHSISHSHRVVNRTFKPNIQRVTVVVDGHRRKANVCSRCLKSGKIARS